The genomic DNA TCAGGCCCGCCGAGGGGCGCGCCGGGGGCCGTCTCGTACGGTCCCGGGCCGGCTTCGTACGGTCCCGGGCCGGCTTCGTACGGTCCGGGGCCCTCAACGCTCCCCGGCGCTCGGGACGGCAGCGCCGCCGCCGCGTCCAGGGCCCGTACGAAGCGGCGCGCCGCGGCGATGTCGGGCTGGGCCGAGGCCGCCGTTCCCGCGACGACCGGGGCGAGGACCGCGCGCAGTTCGCCGACGCGCATCCACCACAGGAACGGCGAGCCGATGACGAGCACCGGGCCCTCCGGGTCCGCGGTGGCGCGCTCGACGACCTCGCGCCAGTTCGGCGCGTACGACGCCTCCGCCGACGCCTGCCGCCTGGCCGCCGCCGCGGCGGCGTGGCTCTCGGCGGCGGGGCCGCGCGGCGCGCCCTGCCCGTCGCCGGAGCCGAACACCGCGGCGCCGCCCGCGCCGTACGCACCCGGCACGCCCGGGGCCGTACGCGAACCGGGGACGGGGACGGAACCGGAGCCGCCGGGCCCGCGGGGGCGCAGCGCCCGGGCCACCCGGCCGCCGAGGCGCCGCAGCCAGCTCCGCACGCCCGTCGGGGTGGGACCCGGGTCCTCCAGCCAACTGTCGCAGTCCGGGGTGAGCGCCACCGCCGCCGGCACCGGCACGCCGAGGCGCTCGGCGAGGTCGCCGACGAGGCGGTAGAGGTCGGGGGCGGCCCGGCGCGGCACCGGGACGGTGAGCGTGGCCGCGGGCTCCGCGCGCGAGATGGACCGCGCGACGGCGGCCGCCAGGACGGGCGCCAGGACGGCGAGCCCGACGACGGGCCAGCGCAGCGCCGCGAGCACTCCGTCGACACGCCCTATGGCCGAGCCGGCCAGCAGCAGGACTGCCGCCGCCCCCGGCAGCAGGACGACCCCGAGGGCCGCCCCCCGTACGCGCAGGACGGCGAGAGCCCGGGAGCGGGCGGCTTGCGCACCCGCCTCCGTACCGGTCGCTGTGGACACGTCCGTACCTCACCCCCTCAACCGCCGACGGGTAGGGCAACGGCCGTAACGAGGCGAAACGGCCGTACTCCACCACTGTCGCACCGGCCACGGCCAGTGCAATGCCGGTAGGCCAGTTGGCCTGATCAGGCCCCCACTGCCCGGACGAAGCCGACCGGACGGCCGGTACGTCGGGCAGGTGCACCATAGTTGGGGGGCGCGGCCGCGTCAGCAGGACCGCCTCCCGGTCACCCGATGGTATGGCCTTGGGCAAAGGTCAGGACGCCGTGAAATTTCAGTCGGCGGCGGCCTCCGCAGCGCGCGCGGCGATGTCCCCGCGGTAGTGCGCACCGTCGAGACCGATCCGACGAATCGCCTCGTAGGCGCGGTCGCGGGCGGCGGCGAGGTCCGCGCCCACGGCGGTGACGCACAGCACCCGGCCGCCCGCGCTGACGATGTGGCCGGAGTCATCGAGCTTGGTACCGGCGTGCAGGACGTACGCATCCGGGGCGTCCTCGGCCTCGACCGCGTCCAGTCCGGTGATGACGTCGCCCGTACGCGGCTTCGCCGGGTAGTCCCGGGCGGCGAGGACGACGGTGACGGCCGCGTCGTCGCTCCACACCAGCGGCGGGAAGGCGGCGAGCCGGCCCTGCGCGGCGGCCTGGAGCAGCCCGGCGAGCGGGGTGCGCAGCCGGGCGAGGACGGCCTGGGTCTCGGGGTCGCCGAAGCGGGCGTTGAACTCCACGACCCGTACGCCGCGCGAGGTGAGCGCCAGACCCGCGTACAGCAGCCCGGCGAAGGGGGTGCCGCGGCGGCGCATCTCGTCGACGGTCGGCTGGAGCACGGTCTCGACGACCTCGTCGACGAGCTTCGGGTCGGCCCACGGCAGCGGCGTGTACGCGCCCATGCCGCCGGTGTTCGGGCCGGCGTCGCCGTCGTACGCGCGCTTGAAGTCCTGTGCGGGGGACAGCGGTACGACGCTCTCGCCGTCCGTGACCGCGAAGAGCGACACCTCGGGGCCGTCGAGGAACTCCTCGATCACGACCTGCCCGGCGGCGGTGCAGGCGCGCGCGTGCGCGCGTGCCGCCTCCAGGTCCTCGGTGACCACGACGCCCTTGCCTGCCGCGAGCCCGTCGTCCTTGACGACGTACGGGGGGCCGAAGGCGTCGAGCGCCGTATCGGCCTCCTCGGGGGTGGTGCAGACGTAGGCGCGGGCGGTGGGCACGTCGGCCTCGGCCATCACGTCCTTCGCGAACGCCTTCGACCCCTCCAGCCGGGCCGCCTCCGCACCCGGTCCGAAGCAGTCGATGCCGCGCGCCCGTACGGCGTCGGCGACACCGGCGACGAGGGGCGCCTCCGGGCCGACGACGACGAGGTCCGCGCCGAGGCCGGCGGCGAGCCCGGCGACGGCGGGGCCGTCGAGCACGTCGACGGCGTGCAGCCGGGCGACGGCGGCGATGCCGGCGTTGCCGGGGGCGCAGTGCAGTTCGCGGACGCCGGGGTCGAGGGAGAGGGCGCGGCACAGGGCGTGTTCGCGGGCGCCGCCGCCGATGACGAGGACCTTCACGGGGTCAGCCTAACGGTCGGCTCCCGGGCCACCGGTCCGGGTGACGGCACTTTCGCCCCCATACCCGATCAACCACTCCTTACGAGGGTAAATAACGCCATTTTCGGCTCGTGTCCCCTCGTTCGGCGGTAGGAAGGCCGCCGCGGGCGCACCATCCGATTGCCCAGTCATCACACGTCACGCCCGTCACACAGAGCCCAGAGAACCCAGAAGTCAAGTCGGAAACCGGCAGAAGCAGGCGAGTTCGAGCGACGAGCAAGTCGAGCAAGGAGTCCCGTAATGAACCACTCGGAGGAGACCCGGACGACCGGCACCGCGACCGGCGCCACCCACGAAGGCCGCGGCGGGCGCGGCCTCTTCGGCCGCAGGAGCAGGGCGGGGCGAGGGGACCGCGGCGCGGGCGGCGGCGTGGGCGGCCCCGGCTCCGTGGCGCGGCCCGGTGAGCTGCTGGCCCGGCCGTTCCCGCTCGGCGACTGGGGCGACCCGGCCAAGCGGCTGGACGAGCTGTACCTGTGGGCGGAGGAGGGCGCGCTGCACACCGCGGAGTCGTACCTGGCCGCCCGCCGCGTCAAGCGCCGCGCGGCGCGCGCGCTGCGGGCCTCGGCGGCGGTGTGCGCGGCGGCGGGCGCCGCGCTGCCGGTGCTGGACCTGACGGAGACGGTGCCGGACCGGTTCGCCGGCTGGGCGTTCGTGGCCCTGTTCGCGGCGCTGGCGTGCCTGGCGGCGGACCGGTTCTTCGGGGTGACGGCGGGCTGGATGCGCGACGTGGCGACGGCGCAGGCGGTGCAGCGGCGGCTGGAGGCGCTGCAGTTCGACTGGGCGTCGGAGTCGGTACGGGAGGTGCTGGGCCCGACGGAGGGCACGGCGGGCGAGGCGGCGGAGCGGTGCCTGGTGGTGCTGCGGCGCTTCACGGAGGACGTGACGGAGCTGGTGCGGGCCGAGACGGCGGACTGGATGGTGGCG from Streptomyces sp. CMB-StM0423 includes the following:
- the purD gene encoding phosphoribosylamine--glycine ligase — translated: MKVLVIGGGAREHALCRALSLDPGVRELHCAPGNAGIAAVARLHAVDVLDGPAVAGLAAGLGADLVVVGPEAPLVAGVADAVRARGIDCFGPGAEAARLEGSKAFAKDVMAEADVPTARAYVCTTPEEADTALDAFGPPYVVKDDGLAAGKGVVVTEDLEAARAHARACTAAGQVVIEEFLDGPEVSLFAVTDGESVVPLSPAQDFKRAYDGDAGPNTGGMGAYTPLPWADPKLVDEVVETVLQPTVDEMRRRGTPFAGLLYAGLALTSRGVRVVEFNARFGDPETQAVLARLRTPLAGLLQAAAQGRLAAFPPLVWSDDAAVTVVLAARDYPAKPRTGDVITGLDAVEAEDAPDAYVLHAGTKLDDSGHIVSAGGRVLCVTAVGADLAAARDRAYEAIRRIGLDGAHYRGDIAARAAEAAAD
- a CDS encoding SLATT domain-containing protein, which produces MNHSEETRTTGTATGATHEGRGGRGLFGRRSRAGRGDRGAGGGVGGPGSVARPGELLARPFPLGDWGDPAKRLDELYLWAEEGALHTAESYLAARRVKRRAARALRASAAVCAAAGAALPVLDLTETVPDRFAGWAFVALFAALACLAADRFFGVTAGWMRDVATAQAVQRRLEALQFDWASESVREVLGPTEGTAGEAAERCLVVLRRFTEDVTELVRAETADWMVAFGGGRAALATQSLAWARCPETQPQARAPLPPAGLRPTMPRQRPPEPPGR